The following coding sequences lie in one Primulina huaijiensis isolate GDHJ02 chromosome 2, ASM1229523v2, whole genome shotgun sequence genomic window:
- the LOC140963269 gene encoding TNF receptor-associated factor homolog 1a isoform X2 yields the protein MHLRYILIYPQGCDVCNHLSLFLCVANHDKLLPGWSHFAQFTIAVVNKDPKKSKYSDTLHRFWKKEHDWGWKKFMELSKVMDGFVDADTLIIKAQVQVIRERADRPFRCLDCQYRRELVRVYLTNVEQICRRFVEERRGKLEKLIEDKNRWASFNGFWLAMDQSSRRRMSREKTESILKVLVKHFFIEKEVTSTLVMDSLYSGLKALEGQTKGKKSKGNISETEELPVRVICIEKETLGLVDDVLRLIERAAMEPLPPKDDKGPQNRTKDGAAGEEFNKDSIERDERRLTELGRRTIEIFVLAHIFSKIEVAYQEAVSLKRQEELIREEEAAWLADVKQKMKRRTGDKEKKSKKKQAKQKRNNRRVKDKGKDEKPDVNVLDKTEQDITNISRKGLLNIESEAALEKVDAVEDVSDVSDSADCVPELLPPYSEDRDSSPVNCGADISEVHPPTVTSISISGLSSGQNGTEATSLSMVDDSSSTCSTDSVPSVMTSFPRNGNSSNHKTKKYSSSGRNQQRKATSESSICVNVELGKLTETVRDVNSASRNSKTIESTPRAAVNALQDSASLTERHTGKEEVHGNLRVKNVVDMEVSGDQTASVMSPPRSPSRSTRSIAPLKLESKIKAVSDPIVVKKLSLDSRKQSDRSTGMANSAEIAATSKRESQKVVTSKPVENPSAHQVPVLSEKPPTQQPIRVTAERPSIPQMPVVSRPLSTPIFPAPRSAVSKVSVVQTAPVLARSVSATGRLGPEATASSSQSYVPQSYRNAIMGSHVPANSTAYSQSHSASSLVNASHSYSQAPALVSAPFFLPHNSERIDSNSIRPSFPYGIPNHLDMLSNRPVWMETSQRDNRNLSTDRPLLLNDMQRYDLYNPMLSRSQDHPSSELPASTSGRQSRGLVDEFPHIDIINDLLEDEQVIGMATQSNSGHSAFNNGPHNLNRQFSFPGYPSMSGGLSQTSGSSQSERTHNYIDTGFQRGYCSFSGNHYDSVRDMTPQAGQQPYINGQIDGLIPNQWPMAGSDSPYSSIRSADNSSYPYHILDYPNHNVGVNGYTVFRPSNGL from the exons ATGCATTTGAG GTATATTTTGATTTACCCTCAAGGCTGTGATGTTTGCAACCATCTCTCTTTGTTTCTTTGTGTGGCCAATCATGACAAGCTTCTTCCTG GATGGAGTCATTTTGCTCAATTCACTATTGCTGTGGTAAATAAAGATCCTAAAAAATCCAAATATTCAG ATACATTACATCGTTTCTGGAAGAAGGAGCATGACTGGGGATGGAAAAAATTTATGGAGCTATCAAAGGTGATGGATGGATTTGTCGATGCTGACACTTTGATAATTAAAGCTCAAGTCCAAGTAATAAG GGAAAGAGCTGATCGTCCATTCCGATGCCTCGATTGTCAATATAGGAGGGAACTTGTCCGAGTATATTTAACAAATGTGGAACAAATTTGTCGTCGTTTTGTAGAAGAACGTCGCGGCAAACTGGAAAAGCTAATAGAGGATAAAAATAGATGGGCAAG CTTTAATGGTTTCTGGTTGGCTATGGACCAAAGTTCCAGGCGACGCATGTCTCGAGAAAAAACAGAGTCGATACTAAAAGTACTTGTGAAACATTTCTTCATAGAAAAAGAAGTCACATCTACCCTAGTCATGGATTCATTGTACAGTGGATTGAAAGCTCTCGAAGGCCAAACTAAGGGCAAGAAAAGCAAGGGAAACATTTCAGAAACAGAAGAATTACCAGTTCGTGTTATTTGTATCGAGAAAGAAACACTTGGGTTGGTCGATGATGTGTTGCGGCTGATTGAGAGGGCTGCTATGGAACCTTTGCCTCCAAAGGATGACAAGGGTCCTCAAAATCGTACGAAG GATGGGGCTGCTGGAGAGGAATTCAACAAGGATTCTATTGAACGTGATGAGAGGCGGCTTACTGAATTGGGTCGTCGGACCATTGAGATATTTGTCCTTGCTCACATTTTCAG TAAAATTGAAGTTGCGTATCAGGAGGCTGTTTCTTTAAAGAGGCAAGAGGAACTCATTCGTGAAGAGGAGGCAGCTTGGCTTGCTGATGTCAAGCAGAAAATGAAACGCAGAACAGGGGATAAGGAGAAGAAGTCTAAAAAAAAGCAG GCCAAGCAGAAAAGGAATAATCGCAGAGTAAAAGACAAGGGAAAGGATGAAAAGCCTGATGTGAACGTGCTAGACAAGACTGAGCAAGATATTACTAACATTTCAAGAAAAGGATTATTAAATATTGAATCAGAAGCGGCACTTGAAAAAGTTGATGCTGTGGAAGATGTGTCTGACGTGTCTGACTCTGCCGATTGTGTTCCTGAATTACTTCCACCATATTCAGAAGACCGAGATTCGAGTCCTGTTAATTGCGGTGCTGACATTTCTGAAGTGCATCCTCCCACAGTAACAAGTATTAGCATTTCCGGGCTTTCAAGTGGACAGAATGGAACTGAAGCGACAAGTCTATCTATGGTGGATGATAGCTCATCAACGTGCTCCACTGACTCGGTTCCTTCTGTTATGACAAGTTTTCCTCGCAATGGCAATTCTAGCAACCacaaaaccaaaaaatattCAAGCAG TGGCAGGAACCAACAACGCAAAGCGACTTCTGAGTCAAGTATCTGTGTTAATGTAGAACTAGGAAAACTAACTGAAACAGTACGAGATGTGAACAGTGCTTCACGAAATTCCAAGACCATTGAATCTACTCCTAGAGCTGCTGTAAATGCTTTGCAGGACAGTGCTAGCTTGACTGAGCGACATACTGGGAAG GAGGAAGTGCATGGAAACCTCAGAGTCAAAAACGTGGTTGATATGGAAGTGTCTGGGGATCAGACAGCTTCTGTGATGTCACCACCCCGGAGCCCGTCCAGAAGCACTCGATCTATTGCTCCTTTGAAGTTGGAGTCTAAGATTAAAGCCGTGAGTGATCCAATTGTTGTCAAGAAACTGTCTTTGGACAGTCGTAAACAATCTGACAGATCAACTGGCATGGCAAATTCCGCTGAAATTGCTGCCACTTCAAAACGTGAATCTCAGAAAGTTGTAACTTCAAAGCCTGTAGAAAATCCATCTGCACATCAAGTACCCGTTTTGAGTGAAAAACCTCCTACACAACAACCCATACGAGTCACAGCTGAAAGGCCCTCTATACCTCAAATGCCTGTCGTATCAAGGCCTTTGAGCACTCCCATATTTCCTGCCCCTAGGTCTGCCGTTTCCAAGGTTTCTGTCGTCCAGACGGCTCCTGTATTGGCACGTTCAGTTAGTGCAACTGGTCGGCTTGGTCCCGAAGCTACTGCATCTTCAAGCCAGAGTTATGTTCCTCAATCCTATCGAAATGCAATTATGGGGAGCCATGTTCCTGCAAATTCAACTGCTTATAGTCAAAGTCATTCAGCAAGTTCACTGGTAAATGCATCACATTCATACTCACAGGCACCGGCCCTGGTGTCAGCACCATTCTTTTTACCACACAACTCTGAGAGGATCGATTCAAATTCAATCAGACCAAGCTTTCCATATGGAATACCGAATCATCTTGATATGCTGTCAAATAGACCCGTGTGGATGGAAACTTCTCAAAGGGATAACAGGAACCTAAGTACTGATCGTCCCTTGCTACTTAATGACATGCAAAGGTATGATTTGTACAACCCGATGCTCAGCAGATCTCAAGATCATCCCTCATCCGAACTTCCAGCCAGCACATCTGGCCGTCAAAGCCGTGGATTGGTGGATGAATTTCCGCACATAGACATTATCAATGACTTGCTTGAAGATGAACAGGTAATCGGGATGGCAACCCAATCGAACTCTGGCCATTCAGCTTTCAACAACGGGCCCCACAATCTAAACAGACAATTCAGCTTCCCGGGTTACCCCAGCATGTCCGGTGGCCTGAGCCAAACATCCGGCTCGAGTCAGTCTGAAAGAACCCATAATTATATTGACACTGGATTTCAACGGGGATACTGTTCATTTTCTGGAAACCATTATGATTCAGTTAGGGATATGACTCCCCAGGCAGGTCAACAGCCATACATAAACGGTCAGATTGATGGTTTGATACCTAACCAGTGGCCGATGGCTGGTTCTGATTCCCCCTATTCGAGCATCAGGAGTGCAGATAACAGTAGCTATCCTTATCATATACTCGATTATCCTAACCACAATGTTGGTGTCAACGGGTACACAGTATTCCGGCCATCAAATGGACTTTGA
- the LOC140963269 gene encoding TNF receptor-associated factor homolog 1a isoform X1, whose amino-acid sequence MAGVASEEPVVGRSVDEVPNGQQLCQSGEALVEWRSSEHIENGTPSTSPPYWDSDDDDGGPKPSELYGKYTWKIDKFSQITKRELRSNAFEVGGYKWYILIYPQGCDVCNHLSLFLCVANHDKLLPGWSHFAQFTIAVVNKDPKKSKYSDTLHRFWKKEHDWGWKKFMELSKVMDGFVDADTLIIKAQVQVIRERADRPFRCLDCQYRRELVRVYLTNVEQICRRFVEERRGKLEKLIEDKNRWASFNGFWLAMDQSSRRRMSREKTESILKVLVKHFFIEKEVTSTLVMDSLYSGLKALEGQTKGKKSKGNISETEELPVRVICIEKETLGLVDDVLRLIERAAMEPLPPKDDKGPQNRTKDGAAGEEFNKDSIERDERRLTELGRRTIEIFVLAHIFSKIEVAYQEAVSLKRQEELIREEEAAWLADVKQKMKRRTGDKEKKSKKKQAKQKRNNRRVKDKGKDEKPDVNVLDKTEQDITNISRKGLLNIESEAALEKVDAVEDVSDVSDSADCVPELLPPYSEDRDSSPVNCGADISEVHPPTVTSISISGLSSGQNGTEATSLSMVDDSSSTCSTDSVPSVMTSFPRNGNSSNHKTKKYSSSGRNQQRKATSESSICVNVELGKLTETVRDVNSASRNSKTIESTPRAAVNALQDSASLTERHTGKEEVHGNLRVKNVVDMEVSGDQTASVMSPPRSPSRSTRSIAPLKLESKIKAVSDPIVVKKLSLDSRKQSDRSTGMANSAEIAATSKRESQKVVTSKPVENPSAHQVPVLSEKPPTQQPIRVTAERPSIPQMPVVSRPLSTPIFPAPRSAVSKVSVVQTAPVLARSVSATGRLGPEATASSSQSYVPQSYRNAIMGSHVPANSTAYSQSHSASSLVNASHSYSQAPALVSAPFFLPHNSERIDSNSIRPSFPYGIPNHLDMLSNRPVWMETSQRDNRNLSTDRPLLLNDMQRYDLYNPMLSRSQDHPSSELPASTSGRQSRGLVDEFPHIDIINDLLEDEQVIGMATQSNSGHSAFNNGPHNLNRQFSFPGYPSMSGGLSQTSGSSQSERTHNYIDTGFQRGYCSFSGNHYDSVRDMTPQAGQQPYINGQIDGLIPNQWPMAGSDSPYSSIRSADNSSYPYHILDYPNHNVGVNGYTVFRPSNGL is encoded by the exons ATGGCTGGGGTTGCATCCGAGGAACCGGTAGTGGGAAGATCAGTGGATGAAGTTCCAAATGGTCAGCAGCTATGTCAATCAGGGGAAGCATTGGTTGAATGGAGGTCTTCAGAGCATATTGAAAATGGGACTCCATCTACCTCGCCCCCTTATTGGGatagtgatgatgatgatggag GACCAAAACCTTCGGAGTTGTACGGAAAGTATACATGGAAGATTGATAAGTTTTCACAAATAACCAAAAGAGAACTCCGGAGCAATGCATTTGAGGTTGGTGGATacaaatg GTATATTTTGATTTACCCTCAAGGCTGTGATGTTTGCAACCATCTCTCTTTGTTTCTTTGTGTGGCCAATCATGACAAGCTTCTTCCTG GATGGAGTCATTTTGCTCAATTCACTATTGCTGTGGTAAATAAAGATCCTAAAAAATCCAAATATTCAG ATACATTACATCGTTTCTGGAAGAAGGAGCATGACTGGGGATGGAAAAAATTTATGGAGCTATCAAAGGTGATGGATGGATTTGTCGATGCTGACACTTTGATAATTAAAGCTCAAGTCCAAGTAATAAG GGAAAGAGCTGATCGTCCATTCCGATGCCTCGATTGTCAATATAGGAGGGAACTTGTCCGAGTATATTTAACAAATGTGGAACAAATTTGTCGTCGTTTTGTAGAAGAACGTCGCGGCAAACTGGAAAAGCTAATAGAGGATAAAAATAGATGGGCAAG CTTTAATGGTTTCTGGTTGGCTATGGACCAAAGTTCCAGGCGACGCATGTCTCGAGAAAAAACAGAGTCGATACTAAAAGTACTTGTGAAACATTTCTTCATAGAAAAAGAAGTCACATCTACCCTAGTCATGGATTCATTGTACAGTGGATTGAAAGCTCTCGAAGGCCAAACTAAGGGCAAGAAAAGCAAGGGAAACATTTCAGAAACAGAAGAATTACCAGTTCGTGTTATTTGTATCGAGAAAGAAACACTTGGGTTGGTCGATGATGTGTTGCGGCTGATTGAGAGGGCTGCTATGGAACCTTTGCCTCCAAAGGATGACAAGGGTCCTCAAAATCGTACGAAG GATGGGGCTGCTGGAGAGGAATTCAACAAGGATTCTATTGAACGTGATGAGAGGCGGCTTACTGAATTGGGTCGTCGGACCATTGAGATATTTGTCCTTGCTCACATTTTCAG TAAAATTGAAGTTGCGTATCAGGAGGCTGTTTCTTTAAAGAGGCAAGAGGAACTCATTCGTGAAGAGGAGGCAGCTTGGCTTGCTGATGTCAAGCAGAAAATGAAACGCAGAACAGGGGATAAGGAGAAGAAGTCTAAAAAAAAGCAG GCCAAGCAGAAAAGGAATAATCGCAGAGTAAAAGACAAGGGAAAGGATGAAAAGCCTGATGTGAACGTGCTAGACAAGACTGAGCAAGATATTACTAACATTTCAAGAAAAGGATTATTAAATATTGAATCAGAAGCGGCACTTGAAAAAGTTGATGCTGTGGAAGATGTGTCTGACGTGTCTGACTCTGCCGATTGTGTTCCTGAATTACTTCCACCATATTCAGAAGACCGAGATTCGAGTCCTGTTAATTGCGGTGCTGACATTTCTGAAGTGCATCCTCCCACAGTAACAAGTATTAGCATTTCCGGGCTTTCAAGTGGACAGAATGGAACTGAAGCGACAAGTCTATCTATGGTGGATGATAGCTCATCAACGTGCTCCACTGACTCGGTTCCTTCTGTTATGACAAGTTTTCCTCGCAATGGCAATTCTAGCAACCacaaaaccaaaaaatattCAAGCAG TGGCAGGAACCAACAACGCAAAGCGACTTCTGAGTCAAGTATCTGTGTTAATGTAGAACTAGGAAAACTAACTGAAACAGTACGAGATGTGAACAGTGCTTCACGAAATTCCAAGACCATTGAATCTACTCCTAGAGCTGCTGTAAATGCTTTGCAGGACAGTGCTAGCTTGACTGAGCGACATACTGGGAAG GAGGAAGTGCATGGAAACCTCAGAGTCAAAAACGTGGTTGATATGGAAGTGTCTGGGGATCAGACAGCTTCTGTGATGTCACCACCCCGGAGCCCGTCCAGAAGCACTCGATCTATTGCTCCTTTGAAGTTGGAGTCTAAGATTAAAGCCGTGAGTGATCCAATTGTTGTCAAGAAACTGTCTTTGGACAGTCGTAAACAATCTGACAGATCAACTGGCATGGCAAATTCCGCTGAAATTGCTGCCACTTCAAAACGTGAATCTCAGAAAGTTGTAACTTCAAAGCCTGTAGAAAATCCATCTGCACATCAAGTACCCGTTTTGAGTGAAAAACCTCCTACACAACAACCCATACGAGTCACAGCTGAAAGGCCCTCTATACCTCAAATGCCTGTCGTATCAAGGCCTTTGAGCACTCCCATATTTCCTGCCCCTAGGTCTGCCGTTTCCAAGGTTTCTGTCGTCCAGACGGCTCCTGTATTGGCACGTTCAGTTAGTGCAACTGGTCGGCTTGGTCCCGAAGCTACTGCATCTTCAAGCCAGAGTTATGTTCCTCAATCCTATCGAAATGCAATTATGGGGAGCCATGTTCCTGCAAATTCAACTGCTTATAGTCAAAGTCATTCAGCAAGTTCACTGGTAAATGCATCACATTCATACTCACAGGCACCGGCCCTGGTGTCAGCACCATTCTTTTTACCACACAACTCTGAGAGGATCGATTCAAATTCAATCAGACCAAGCTTTCCATATGGAATACCGAATCATCTTGATATGCTGTCAAATAGACCCGTGTGGATGGAAACTTCTCAAAGGGATAACAGGAACCTAAGTACTGATCGTCCCTTGCTACTTAATGACATGCAAAGGTATGATTTGTACAACCCGATGCTCAGCAGATCTCAAGATCATCCCTCATCCGAACTTCCAGCCAGCACATCTGGCCGTCAAAGCCGTGGATTGGTGGATGAATTTCCGCACATAGACATTATCAATGACTTGCTTGAAGATGAACAGGTAATCGGGATGGCAACCCAATCGAACTCTGGCCATTCAGCTTTCAACAACGGGCCCCACAATCTAAACAGACAATTCAGCTTCCCGGGTTACCCCAGCATGTCCGGTGGCCTGAGCCAAACATCCGGCTCGAGTCAGTCTGAAAGAACCCATAATTATATTGACACTGGATTTCAACGGGGATACTGTTCATTTTCTGGAAACCATTATGATTCAGTTAGGGATATGACTCCCCAGGCAGGTCAACAGCCATACATAAACGGTCAGATTGATGGTTTGATACCTAACCAGTGGCCGATGGCTGGTTCTGATTCCCCCTATTCGAGCATCAGGAGTGCAGATAACAGTAGCTATCCTTATCATATACTCGATTATCCTAACCACAATGTTGGTGTCAACGGGTACACAGTATTCCGGCCATCAAATGGACTTTGA